A single window of Fundulus heteroclitus isolate FHET01 unplaced genomic scaffold, MU-UCD_Fhet_4.1 scaffold_41, whole genome shotgun sequence DNA harbors:
- the LOC118560222 gene encoding uncharacterized protein LOC118560222 isoform X2: MSPTSGCPTSRLSHFRLSHIQLSHNQMSHFRLSHTRLSHSQLSHFRLSHIQLSHFRLSHNQMSHIQLSHNQMSHFRLSHTRLSHSQLSHFRLSHIQVSHTRLSHIQLSHFRLSHSQLSHIRLSYFRLSHSQLSHFRLSHFRLSHTRLSHSQLSHFRLSHIQVSHTRLSHIQLSHFRLSHSQLSHIRLSYFRLSHSQLSHLRLSHIRLSHVIGSLRRLGSLKRLGSLRRLGSLRRLGSLRRLGSLKSLGSLRRLGSLRRLGSLKRLGSLRRLGSLRRLGSLRRLGSLKRLGSLRRLGSLRRLGSLRRLGSVKHLGSLRRLGSLRRLGSLKRLGSLRRLGSLKRLGSLRRLGSLKRLGSLRRLGSLRRLGSLRRLGSLKRLGSLRRLGSLKRLGSLRRLGSLKRLGSLKRLGSLKRLGSLRRLGSLRRLGSLRRLGSLKRLGSLKRLGSLRRLGSLKRLGSLKRLGSLRRLGSLRRLGSLKRLGSLKRLGSLKRLGSLRRLGSLKRLGSLRRLGSLKRLGSLKRLGSLKRLGSLNGLKS, from the exons ATGAGTCCCACATCAGGCTGTCCCACATCCAGGCTGTCCCACTTCAGGCTGTCCCACATCCAGCTGTCCCACAACCAGATGTCCCATTTCAGACTGTCCCACACCAGGCTGTCCCACAGCCAGCTGTCCCATTTCAGGCTGTCCCACATCCAGCTGTCCCACTTCAGACTGTCCCACAACCAGATGTCCCACATCCAGCTGTCCCACAACCAGATGTCCCATTTCAGACTGTCCCACACCAGGCTGTCCCACAGCCAGCTGTCCCATTTCAGGCTATCCCACATCCAGGTGTCCCATACCAGACTGTCCCACATCCAGCTGTCCCACTTCAGGCTGTCCCACAGCCAGCTGTCCCATATCAGGCTGTCCTACTTCAGGCTGTCCCACAGCCAGCTGTCCCACTTCAGGCTGTCTCATTTCAGGCTGTCCCACACCAGGCTGTCCCACAGCCAGCTGTCCCATTTCAGGCTGTCCCACATCCAGGTGTCCCATACCAGACTGTCCCACATCCAGCTGTCCCACTTCAGGCTGTCCCACAGCCAGCTGTCCCATATCAGGCTGTCCTACTTCAGGCTGTCCCACAGCCAGCTGTCCCACCTTAGGCTGTCCCACATCAGGCTGTCCCATGTCATAGGTTCTCTGAGGCGTTTAGGTTCTCTAAAGCGTTTAGGTTCTCTGAGGCGTTTAGGTTCTCTGAGGCGTTTAGGTTCTCTGAGGCGTTTAGGTTCTCTAAAGAGTTTAGGTTCTCTGAGGCGTTTAGGTTCTCTGAGGCGTTTAGGTTCTCTAAAGCGTTTAGGTTCTCTGAGGCGTTTAGGTTCTCTGAGGCGTTTAGGTTCTCTGAGGCGTTTAGGTTCTCTAAAGCGTTTAGGTTCTCTGAGGCGTTTAGGTTCTCTGAGGCGTTTAGGTTCTCTGAGGCGTTTAGGTTCTGTAAAGCATTTAGGTTCTCTGAGGCGTTTAGGTTCTCTGAGGCGTTTAGGTTCTCTAAAGCGTTTAGGTTCTCTGAGGCGTTTAGGTTCTCTAAAGCGTTTAGGTTCTCTGAGGCGTTTAGGTTCTCTAAAGCGTTTAG GTTCTCTGAGGCGTTTAGGTTCTCTGAGGCGTTTAGGTTCTCTGAGGCGTTTAGGTTCTCTAAAGCGTTTAGGTTCTCTGAGGCGTTTAGGTTCTCTAAAGCGTTTAGGTTCTCTGAGGCGTTTAGGTTCTCTAAAGCGTTTAGGTTCTCTAAAGCGTTTAGGTTCTCTAAAGCGTTTAGGTTCTCTGAGGCGTTTAGGTTCTCTGAGGCGTTTAGGTTCTCTGAGGCGTTTAGGTTCTCTAAAGCGTTTAGGTTCTCTAAAGCGTTTAGGTTCTCTGAGGCGTTTAGGTTCTCTAAAGCGTTTAGGTTCTCTAAAGCGTTTAGGTTCTCTGAGGCGTTTAGGTTCTCTGAGGCGTTTAGGTTCTCTAAAGCGTTTAGGTTCTCTAAAGCGTTTAGGTTCTCTAAAGCGTTTAGGTTCTCTGAGGCGTTTAGGTTCTCTAAAGCGTTTAGGTTCTCTGAGGCGTTTAGGTTCTCTGAAGCGTTTAGGTTCTCTAAAGCGTTTAGGTTCTCTAAAGCGTTTAGGTTCTCTAAACGGTTTAAAGAGTTAA
- the LOC105922226 gene encoding cytochrome b5 domain-containing protein 1 has translation MTARPRYFTASEVACHRSSADLWVSFLGRVCDLSPLVSRYHGDVLLLPILECAGKDISSWFDPRTKDVLRCVDPLTCCQRYYTPRGRFLHVPPAGPRCDWDTDIGEPWWRDRRYVVGKLSAKTRWIRIINTLTSQEQLLEVCSEETLEEILRRYLRYNSHARSYTWKFNGEALDMGKTLRDNGVVDDDQELEHLRLDRDLFIPAVLLHFNDDLTDG, from the exons ATGACGGCGCGGCCCCGGTACTTCACCGCCTCGGAGGTGGCCTGTCACCGCAGCTCAGCCGACCTGTGGGTCTCCTTCCTGGGCAGAGTGTGCGACCTGAGCCCGCTGGTGAGCCGCTACCACG GAGATGTTCTGCTGCTTCCCATCTTGGAGTGTGCAGGAAAGGACATCAGCAGCTGGTTTGACCCCAGGACCAAAGAC GTCCTGCGGTGCGTGGACCCTCTGACCTGCTGCCAGCGGTACTACACCCCCAGGGGGCGCTTCCTGCACGTCCCCCCCGCCGGCCCCCGCTGCGACTGGGACACGGACATCGGGGAGCCGTGGTGGAGGGACCGCAGGTACGTGGTGGGGAAGCTGTCGGCTAAGACCAGGTGGATCCGGATCATCAACACGCTGACGTCCCAGGAGCAGCTGCTGGAG GTGTGCTCTGAGGAGACTCTAGAGGAAATCCTGCGGCGCTACCTGCGCTACAACAGCCACGCCCGCAGCTACACCTGGAAGTTCAACGGCGAGGCGCTGGACATGGGCAAGACGCTGAGAGACAACGGCGTGGTGGACGATGACCAGGAGCTGGAGCACCTGAGGCTGGACAGAGACCTCTTCATCCCCGCCGTCCTGCTCCACTTCAACGATGACCTCACGGACGGATGA
- the LOC118560222 gene encoding uncharacterized protein LOC118560222 isoform X4, which translates to MSPTSGCPTSRLSHFRLSHIQLSHNQMSHFRLSHTRLSHSQLSHFRLSHIQLSHFRLSHNQMSHIQLSHNQMSHFRLSHTRLSHSQLSHFRLSHIQVSHTRLSHIQLSHFRLSHSQLSHIRLSYFRLSHSQLSHFRLSHFRLSHTRLSHSQLSHFRLSHIQVSHTRLSHIQLSHFRLSHSQLSHIRLSYFRLSHSQLSHLRLSHIRLSHVIGSLRRLGSLKRLGSLRRLGSLRRLGSLRRLGSLKSLGSLRRLGSLRRLGSLKRLGSLRRLGSLRRLGSLRRLGSLKRLGSLRRLGSLRRLGSLKRLGSLRRLGSLKRLGSLRRLGSLKRLGSLRRLGSLRRLGSLRRLGSLKRLGSLRRLGSLKRLGSLRRLGSLKRLGSLKRLGSLKRLGSLRRLGSLRRLGSLRRLGSLKRLGSLKRLGSLRRLGSLKRLGSLKRLGSLRRLGSLRRLGSLKRLGSLKRLGSLKRLGSLRRLGSLKRLGSLRRLGSLKRLGSLKRLGSLKRLGSLNGLKS; encoded by the exons ATGAGTCCCACATCAGGCTGTCCCACATCCAGGCTGTCCCACTTCAGGCTGTCCCACATCCAGCTGTCCCACAACCAGATGTCCCATTTCAGACTGTCCCACACCAGGCTGTCCCACAGCCAGCTGTCCCATTTCAGGCTGTCCCACATCCAGCTGTCCCACTTCAGACTGTCCCACAACCAGATGTCCCACATCCAGCTGTCCCACAACCAGATGTCCCATTTCAGACTGTCCCACACCAGGCTGTCCCACAGCCAGCTGTCCCATTTCAGGCTATCCCACATCCAGGTGTCCCATACCAGACTGTCCCACATCCAGCTGTCCCACTTCAGGCTGTCCCACAGCCAGCTGTCCCATATCAGGCTGTCCTACTTCAGGCTGTCCCACAGCCAGCTGTCCCACTTCAGGCTGTCTCATTTCAGGCTGTCCCACACCAGGCTGTCCCACAGCCAGCTGTCCCATTTCAGGCTGTCCCACATCCAGGTGTCCCATACCAGACTGTCCCACATCCAGCTGTCCCACTTCAGGCTGTCCCACAGCCAGCTGTCCCATATCAGGCTGTCCTACTTCAGGCTGTCCCACAGCCAGCTGTCCCACCTTAGGCTGTCCCACATCAGGCTGTCCCATGTCATAGGTTCTCTGAGGCGTTTAGGTTCTCTAAAGCGTTTAGGTTCTCTGAGGCGTTTAGGTTCTCTGAGGCGTTTAGGTTCTCTGAGGCGTTTAGGTTCTCTAAAGAGTTTAGGTTCTCTGAGGCGTTTAGGTTCTCTGAGGCGTTTAGGTTCTCTAAAGCGTTTAGGTTCTCTGAGGCGTTTAGGTTCTCTGAGGCGTTTAGGTTCTCTGAGGCGTTTAGGTTCTCTAAAGCGTTTAGGTTCTCTGAGGCGTTTAGGTTCTCTGAGGCGTTTAG GTTCTCTAAAGCGTTTAGGTTCTCTGAGGCGTTTAGGTTCTCTAAAGCGTTTAGGTTCTCTGAGGCGTTTAGGTTCTCTAAAGCGTTTAG GTTCTCTGAGGCGTTTAGGTTCTCTGAGGCGTTTAGGTTCTCTGAGGCGTTTAGGTTCTCTAAAGCGTTTAGGTTCTCTGAGGCGTTTAGGTTCTCTAAAGCGTTTAGGTTCTCTGAGGCGTTTAGGTTCTCTAAAGCGTTTAGGTTCTCTAAAGCGTTTAGGTTCTCTAAAGCGTTTAGGTTCTCTGAGGCGTTTAGGTTCTCTGAGGCGTTTAGGTTCTCTGAGGCGTTTAGGTTCTCTAAAGCGTTTAGGTTCTCTAAAGCGTTTAGGTTCTCTGAGGCGTTTAGGTTCTCTAAAGCGTTTAGGTTCTCTAAAGCGTTTAGGTTCTCTGAGGCGTTTAGGTTCTCTGAGGCGTTTAGGTTCTCTAAAGCGTTTAGGTTCTCTAAAGCGTTTAGGTTCTCTAAAGCGTTTAGGTTCTCTGAGGCGTTTAGGTTCTCTAAAGCGTTTAGGTTCTCTGAGGCGTTTAGGTTCTCTGAAGCGTTTAGGTTCTCTAAAGCGTTTAGGTTCTCTAAAGCGTTTAGGTTCTCTAAACGGTTTAAAGAGTTAA
- the LOC118560222 gene encoding uncharacterized protein LOC118560222 isoform X1 → MSPTSGCPTSRLSHFRLSHIQLSHNQMSHFRLSHTRLSHSQLSHFRLSHIQLSHFRLSHNQMSHIQLSHNQMSHFRLSHTRLSHSQLSHFRLSHIQVSHTRLSHIQLSHFRLSHSQLSHIRLSYFRLSHSQLSHFRLSHFRLSHTRLSHSQLSHFRLSHIQVSHTRLSHIQLSHFRLSHSQLSHIRLSYFRLSHSQLSHLRLSHIRLSHVIGSLRRLGSLKRLGSLRRLGSLRRLGSLRRLGSLKSLGSLRRLGSLRRLGSLKRLGSLRRLGSLRRLGSLRRLGSLKRLGSLRRLGSLRRLGSLRRLGSVKHLGSLRRLGSLRRLGSLKRLGSLRRLGSLKRLGSLRRLGSLKRLGSLKRLGSLRRLGSLRRLGSLRRLGSLKRLGSLRRLGSLKRLGSLRRLGSLKRLGSLKRLGSLKRLGSLRRLGSLRRLGSLRRLGSLKRLGSLKRLGSLRRLGSLKRLGSLKRLGSLRRLGSLRRLGSLKRLGSLKRLGSLKRLGSLRRLGSLKRLGSLRRLGSLKRLGSLKRLGSLKRLGSLNGLKS, encoded by the exons ATGAGTCCCACATCAGGCTGTCCCACATCCAGGCTGTCCCACTTCAGGCTGTCCCACATCCAGCTGTCCCACAACCAGATGTCCCATTTCAGACTGTCCCACACCAGGCTGTCCCACAGCCAGCTGTCCCATTTCAGGCTGTCCCACATCCAGCTGTCCCACTTCAGACTGTCCCACAACCAGATGTCCCACATCCAGCTGTCCCACAACCAGATGTCCCATTTCAGACTGTCCCACACCAGGCTGTCCCACAGCCAGCTGTCCCATTTCAGGCTATCCCACATCCAGGTGTCCCATACCAGACTGTCCCACATCCAGCTGTCCCACTTCAGGCTGTCCCACAGCCAGCTGTCCCATATCAGGCTGTCCTACTTCAGGCTGTCCCACAGCCAGCTGTCCCACTTCAGGCTGTCTCATTTCAGGCTGTCCCACACCAGGCTGTCCCACAGCCAGCTGTCCCATTTCAGGCTGTCCCACATCCAGGTGTCCCATACCAGACTGTCCCACATCCAGCTGTCCCACTTCAGGCTGTCCCACAGCCAGCTGTCCCATATCAGGCTGTCCTACTTCAGGCTGTCCCACAGCCAGCTGTCCCACCTTAGGCTGTCCCACATCAGGCTGTCCCATGTCATAGGTTCTCTGAGGCGTTTAGGTTCTCTAAAGCGTTTAGGTTCTCTGAGGCGTTTAGGTTCTCTGAGGCGTTTAGGTTCTCTGAGGCGTTTAGGTTCTCTAAAGAGTTTAGGTTCTCTGAGGCGTTTAGGTTCTCTGAGGCGTTTAGGTTCTCTAAAGCGTTTAGGTTCTCTGAGGCGTTTAGGTTCTCTGAGGCGTTTAGGTTCTCTGAGGCGTTTAGGTTCTCTAAAGCGTTTAGGTTCTCTGAGGCGTTTAGGTTCTCTGAGGCGTTTAGGTTCTCTGAGGCGTTTAGGTTCTGTAAAGCATTTAGGTTCTCTGAGGCGTTTAGGTTCTCTGAGGCGTTTAGGTTCTCTAAAGCGTTTAGGTTCTCTGAGGCGTTTAGGTTCTCTAAAGCGTTTAGGTTCTCTGAGGCGTTTAGGTTCTCTAAAGCGTTTAG GTTCTCTAAAGCGTTTAGGTTCTCTGAGGCGTTTAGGTTCTCTGAGGCGTTTAGGTTCTCTGAGGCGTTTAGGTTCTCTAAAGCGTTTAGGTTCTCTGAGGCGTTTAGGTTCTCTAAAGCGTTTAGGTTCTCTGAGGCGTTTAGGTTCTCTAAAGCGTTTAGGTTCTCTAAAGCGTTTAGGTTCTCTAAAGCGTTTAGGTTCTCTGAGGCGTTTAGGTTCTCTGAGGCGTTTAGGTTCTCTGAGGCGTTTAGGTTCTCTAAAGCGTTTAGGTTCTCTAAAGCGTTTAGGTTCTCTGAGGCGTTTAGGTTCTCTAAAGCGTTTAGGTTCTCTAAAGCGTTTAGGTTCTCTGAGGCGTTTAGGTTCTCTGAGGCGTTTAGGTTCTCTAAAGCGTTTAGGTTCTCTAAAGCGTTTAGGTTCTCTAAAGCGTTTAGGTTCTCTGAGGCGTTTAGGTTCTCTAAAGCGTTTAGGTTCTCTGAGGCGTTTAGGTTCTCTGAAGCGTTTAGGTTCTCTAAAGCGTTTAGGTTCTCTAAAGCGTTTAGGTTCTCTAAACGGTTTAAAGAGTTAA
- the LOC118560222 gene encoding uncharacterized protein LOC118560222 isoform X3 has product MSPTSGCPTSRLSHFRLSHIQLSHNQMSHFRLSHTRLSHSQLSHFRLSHIQLSHFRLSHNQMSHIQLSHNQMSHFRLSHTRLSHSQLSHFRLSHIQVSHTRLSHIQLSHFRLSHSQLSHIRLSYFRLSHSQLSHFRLSHFRLSHTRLSHSQLSHFRLSHIQVSHTRLSHIQLSHFRLSHSQLSHIRLSYFRLSHSQLSHLRLSHIRLSHVIGSLRRLGSLKRLGSLRRLGSLRRLGSLRRLGSLKSLGSLRRLGSLRRLGSLKRLGSLRRLGSLRRLGSLRRLGSLKRLGSLRRLGSLRRLGSLRRLGSVKHLGSLRRLGSLRRLGSLKRLGSLRRLGSLKRLGSLRRLGSLRRLGSLRRLGSLRRLGSLKRLGSLRRLGSLKRLGSLRRLGSLKRLGSLKRLGSLKRLGSLRRLGSLRRLGSLRRLGSLKRLGSLKRLGSLRRLGSLKRLGSLKRLGSLRRLGSLRRLGSLKRLGSLKRLGSLKRLGSLRRLGSLKRLGSLRRLGSLKRLGSLKRLGSLKRLGSLNGLKS; this is encoded by the exons ATGAGTCCCACATCAGGCTGTCCCACATCCAGGCTGTCCCACTTCAGGCTGTCCCACATCCAGCTGTCCCACAACCAGATGTCCCATTTCAGACTGTCCCACACCAGGCTGTCCCACAGCCAGCTGTCCCATTTCAGGCTGTCCCACATCCAGCTGTCCCACTTCAGACTGTCCCACAACCAGATGTCCCACATCCAGCTGTCCCACAACCAGATGTCCCATTTCAGACTGTCCCACACCAGGCTGTCCCACAGCCAGCTGTCCCATTTCAGGCTATCCCACATCCAGGTGTCCCATACCAGACTGTCCCACATCCAGCTGTCCCACTTCAGGCTGTCCCACAGCCAGCTGTCCCATATCAGGCTGTCCTACTTCAGGCTGTCCCACAGCCAGCTGTCCCACTTCAGGCTGTCTCATTTCAGGCTGTCCCACACCAGGCTGTCCCACAGCCAGCTGTCCCATTTCAGGCTGTCCCACATCCAGGTGTCCCATACCAGACTGTCCCACATCCAGCTGTCCCACTTCAGGCTGTCCCACAGCCAGCTGTCCCATATCAGGCTGTCCTACTTCAGGCTGTCCCACAGCCAGCTGTCCCACCTTAGGCTGTCCCACATCAGGCTGTCCCATGTCATAGGTTCTCTGAGGCGTTTAGGTTCTCTAAAGCGTTTAGGTTCTCTGAGGCGTTTAGGTTCTCTGAGGCGTTTAGGTTCTCTGAGGCGTTTAGGTTCTCTAAAGAGTTTAGGTTCTCTGAGGCGTTTAGGTTCTCTGAGGCGTTTAGGTTCTCTAAAGCGTTTAGGTTCTCTGAGGCGTTTAGGTTCTCTGAGGCGTTTAGGTTCTCTGAGGCGTTTAGGTTCTCTAAAGCGTTTAGGTTCTCTGAGGCGTTTAGGTTCTCTGAGGCGTTTAGGTTCTCTGAGGCGTTTAGGTTCTGTAAAGCATTTAGGTTCTCTGAGGCGTTTAGGTTCTCTGAGGCGTTTAGGTTCTCTAAAGCGTTTAGGTTCTCTGAGGCGTTTAGGTTCTCTAAAGCGTTTAGGTTCTCTGAGGCGTTTAG GTTCTCTGAGGCGTTTAGGTTCTCTGAGGCGTTTAGGTTCTCTGAGGCGTTTAGGTTCTCTAAAGCGTTTAGGTTCTCTGAGGCGTTTAGGTTCTCTAAAGCGTTTAGGTTCTCTGAGGCGTTTAGGTTCTCTAAAGCGTTTAGGTTCTCTAAAGCGTTTAGGTTCTCTAAAGCGTTTAGGTTCTCTGAGGCGTTTAGGTTCTCTGAGGCGTTTAGGTTCTCTGAGGCGTTTAGGTTCTCTAAAGCGTTTAGGTTCTCTAAAGCGTTTAGGTTCTCTGAGGCGTTTAGGTTCTCTAAAGCGTTTAGGTTCTCTAAAGCGTTTAGGTTCTCTGAGGCGTTTAGGTTCTCTGAGGCGTTTAGGTTCTCTAAAGCGTTTAGGTTCTCTAAAGCGTTTAGGTTCTCTAAAGCGTTTAGGTTCTCTGAGGCGTTTAGGTTCTCTAAAGCGTTTAGGTTCTCTGAGGCGTTTAGGTTCTCTGAAGCGTTTAGGTTCTCTAAAGCGTTTAGGTTCTCTAAAGCGTTTAGGTTCTCTAAACGGTTTAAAGAGTTAA